The sequence CCCGCAGCTGGTGGTGCTGAACAAGATCGACGTACCCGAGGCCCGCGATCTCGCCGAGCTGGTGCGTCCCGATCTGGAGGCGCGTGGCCTGCGCGTCCTGGAGATCTCGACGGCGTCCCACGAGGGGCTCCGCCCGCTCACCTTCGCCCTCGCCGAGCTGGTGCAGACCGCTCGGGAAGCCGAACCCGCCCCGGACCCGACCCGGATCGTGATGCGCCCGAAGGCGGCCGGCGATGCCGGGTTCACCGTGACCCGGCGGAGCACCGACCACGTGTACTACCTGGTGCGCGGAGACAAACCAGAACGCTGGGTGCGCCAGACCAACTTTGCTAACGACGAGGCGGTGGGCTACCTCGCCGACCGGCTCGCCCGGATCGGTGTCGAGCAGAAGCTGTTCGCCGCCGGCGCCCAGGCGGGGGACGAGGTGGTGATCGGCGACGGCCCGAACGGTGTGGTCTTCGACTGGGAGCCCACCATGTCGACCGGGGCGGAGCTGCTCGGTGGTCCTCGGGGCAGCGACCTGCGGCTGGAGGAGCGCCACCGGCCCACCCGTTCCGAGAAGCGGGAACAGTTCCACGAGCGGATGGACGCCAAGGCCGCCGCCCGGGATGAACTGTGGGCCGAAGGCGAGGACTCCGGCTCGTGACCGTGACCGACCGGACAGCTCTGGCCGACCCGGCCCGTGCCCGCCGGCTCGTGGTCAAGGTGGGATCCTCCTCCTTGACCGACGAGGTGGGGCGGCTGGACGTGGTCAAGCTCACCCGCCTGACGGACGTCCTCGCTCGCCGGATCGAGGCGGGTAGCCAGGTGACCCTGGTCTCTTCCGGCGCTATCGCCTCGGCGCTGACGGTGCTCGGGCTGCCCGGCCGGCCTCGGGACCTGTCCATGGCGCAGGCCGCAGCGTCGGTGGGCCAAGGGCTGCTGATGGCGCACTACACGCGCGCGTTCGCGAGCCATCGCCTGCATGTGGGGCAGGTGCTGCTCACTGTGGAGGACGTGATCCGGCGCAGCCACTACCGCAATGCCCAGAGCGCCCTGAACCGGCTGCTGGACCTCGGCGTGGTGCCGATCGTGAATGAGAACGATGCTGTGGCCACCCACGAGATCCGGTTCGGTGACAACGACCGGCTCGCGGCGCTGGTCTCTCACCTGACCCGGGCGGACGCCCTGCTGCTGCTGACCGATGTGGACGCCCTCTACGACGGCCCACCTTCCCGGCCGGGCAGCGCCCGGGTGCCGGTGGTGGCCAGCACCGCTGATCTCGACGGTCTGGAGATCACCGCACCTGGCAGCCGGCTGGGCACCGGCGGGATGGTGACCAAGGTGGAGGCGGCCCGGATCGCTACCGGTTCCGGGATCCCCGTGGTCCTCTCCAGTGCCGAGAACGCTGCTGCGGTGCTCGACGGTGCGGACCTGGGAACCTGGTTCGCACCCACCGGGCGCCGGATCCGCACGCGCCGGCTGTGGCTGGCACATGCCGCCCACACCCGTGGCCGGGTGATCCTCGACGACGGGGCGGTGGACGCGATCACCGTGGGGAAGAAGTCGCTGCTCGCGGCAGGAGTGACCGGGGTGGAAGGCGACTTCGAGGTCGGCGACCCGGTCGACCTGGCCGATACCCGCGGCGTGGTGGTGGCCCGCGGTCTGGTGGCCTACTCCGCCGAGGAGCTGCCCGAGCGGATGGGGCGTACCTCCGCGCAGCTGCGGGACGCGTTCGGGGACGGGAACGACCGCGAGGTGGTGCACCGGGATGACCTGGTAGCGGTGCGTGAGCCGCGCCGGATGGGGAGTTCTGCCGCCCGGTGAGCGGGCGCGAGGTGGCAGGATGGCGGCCATGCCTGCCGTGACCCTCGCCGACGACGACCTTTCCGAGGTGGTGCAGGCGGCGGACGCCGTCGCGATCCGCAGCCAGCGAGCCTTCATCTGGAGCATGCGGCTGCACTACACGCTGCTGGTGGTGGCTGCCGCTTGCGGCTCGTTCGCCTTCATCATCCCGGGGACCGATGCCGACGCTGTGGCCATCCTCGGTGCCCTCTGCTTCGGTACCAGCCTGATGCTGCGGGTGTACCGGAGCACGAAGGACTCCGAGACGCAGTGGCTCACTGCGCGCGCCGTGGCGGAGTCCACCAAGGGGGACAGCTGGCGCTACGCCGTCGGTGGCACGCCCTACCCGGAGGAGATGGACGCCCGATCGGCCCGCCGGTTGTTCCTGGAACGTCAGCAGGACGAGATCCTCGACCTGGGGGTCACTCTCGCGGACCAGGGCGCCGACCTGGCGTATCTCACCCCGGCGATGAAAAGGCTGCGCGCTGAGGACTTCGAGACCAGGCGGGAGTCGTATCTGACTGACCGGCTGGCCGACCAGTTGCGGTGGTACGCGAGGAAGAGCCAGCAGCACACCACGCTGGCGGACCGGTGGTTCGTGGGCATGCTGCTGGCGGAGGCCGCGGGCCTGGCCTCCGCAGTGGTCAAGGCGGCCGGACTGCTTGACCTGGACCTGCTGGGCATCTTCGCGGCGATGGCGTCGGCCTTCGGCGCCTGGAACCAGATGCGCCAGCACCGCCGCACTGCGGGTGCCTACCGGCGCACCGCCGCCACGCTGGCCACGCTGCTCGCCGGGGCGCGGGAGGACCTCACCGAGGAGGTGTGGCCGGCGTTCGTGGATCGTGCGGAGCGGCTGATGGGCGATGAGCTGTCCGCCTGGCAGACACTCCGGCTGGCCGAGGCGGGGCGTAACAGCGACGAGTCTGCTGCATGAGCGAGGCACCGCAGGGCGTGTGCACGAGGAGCACAGCATGAGCGCGAGGAGCGCCCGCGTCGGTACACGGAGGGACCCGGTCCGCATCGCCGTCACCGGGCACCGGTCCTTCGACGCCGCCGCCACCGCCTACATCACCGCCCGAGTGGGTGAAGTGCTCGATGAGGCCGTCGCCG is a genomic window of Ruania zhangjianzhongii containing:
- the proB gene encoding glutamate 5-kinase; the protein is MTVTDRTALADPARARRLVVKVGSSSLTDEVGRLDVVKLTRLTDVLARRIEAGSQVTLVSSGAIASALTVLGLPGRPRDLSMAQAAASVGQGLLMAHYTRAFASHRLHVGQVLLTVEDVIRRSHYRNAQSALNRLLDLGVVPIVNENDAVATHEIRFGDNDRLAALVSHLTRADALLLLTDVDALYDGPPSRPGSARVPVVASTADLDGLEITAPGSRLGTGGMVTKVEAARIATGSGIPVVLSSAENAAAVLDGADLGTWFAPTGRRIRTRRLWLAHAAHTRGRVILDDGAVDAITVGKKSLLAAGVTGVEGDFEVGDPVDLADTRGVVVARGLVAYSAEELPERMGRTSAQLRDAFGDGNDREVVHRDDLVAVREPRRMGSSAAR
- a CDS encoding DUF4231 domain-containing protein translates to MPAVTLADDDLSEVVQAADAVAIRSQRAFIWSMRLHYTLLVVAAACGSFAFIIPGTDADAVAILGALCFGTSLMLRVYRSTKDSETQWLTARAVAESTKGDSWRYAVGGTPYPEEMDARSARRLFLERQQDEILDLGVTLADQGADLAYLTPAMKRLRAEDFETRRESYLTDRLADQLRWYARKSQQHTTLADRWFVGMLLAEAAGLASAVVKAAGLLDLDLLGIFAAMASAFGAWNQMRQHRRTAGAYRRTAATLATLLAGAREDLTEEVWPAFVDRAERLMGDELSAWQTLRLAEAGRNSDESAA